One genomic segment of Elgaria multicarinata webbii isolate HBS135686 ecotype San Diego chromosome 21, rElgMul1.1.pri, whole genome shotgun sequence includes these proteins:
- the HORMAD1 gene encoding HORMA domain-containing protein 1 — protein MATAQKQRNSLSAAIFPNKISTEQQSLVLVKRLLAIAVSCITYLRGLFPEFAYGTRYLDDLCVKILKEDKNCPSSGQLVKWMLGCYDALQKKYLRLIVLAVYTDQETPQIVTECYQFKFKYTDKGPSMDFTSKNQESNSNITCADTKKASILLIRKIYVLMQNLGPLPDDVCLTMKLFYYDEVTPPDYQPPGFKAGDCEGMTFDGEPMYLNVGEVPTPFHLLKLKVTTEKERMEHIDKTILKQSNSLTSRKTRHLVEGKDQKMNEVFVAENKIRKQKNTPRILHTGELNLVCEEDESIKTEERSFNNSQVEHLVNKTSELEVAEGKTRSGKRFQCNTGGVESTQTQLAAQCPKETQKRSSSKSGKPVCDFELSSSQDSGSKRRKISEPKEQL, from the exons ATGGCAACGGCCCAGAAGCAAAGGAATTCTTTG AGTGCAGCAATATTTCCCAACAAAATATCAACTGAGCAGCAGTCACTGGTATTAGTGAAGAGACTGCTGGCAATAGCTGTATCCTGCATTACTTACCTAAGAGGGCTCTTTCCAGAATTCGCATATGGAACAAGATATTTAGATG ACCTCTGTGTGAAAATATTGAAGGAAGATAAAAACTGCCCTAGCTCCGGTCAGCTGGTGAAATG GATGTTAGGGTGCTATGATGCACTGCAGAAAAAATAT CTCAGATTAATCGTTTTAGCG GTCTACACTGATCAGGAGACCCCTCAA ATAGTTACAGAGTGCTACCAGTTCAAGTTCAAATACACCGACAAAGGACCATCAATGGATTTCACAAG TAAAAACCAGGAGAGTAATTCCAACATCACATGTGCAGATACTAAGAAAGCAAGTATCCTGCTGATACGGAAGATTTACGTCCTAATGCAGAATCTGGGCCCTCTTCCTGACGATGTCTGTCTAACTATGAAACTGTTCTATTATGATGAAG TTACGCCCCCTGACTACCAGCCTCCAGGATTCAAAGCGGGTGATTGCGAAGGGATGACATTTGATGGGGAACCTATGTACCTAAATGTCGGTGAGGTTCCCACCCCTTTTCACCTGTTGAAACTTAAAGTGacaacagagaaagaaagaatggagCATATCGATAAAACCATACTAAAGCAAAGCAATTCTTTGACTTCTCGAAAGACACGACATCTTGTTGAAGGGAAGGACCAGAAAATGAAT GAAGTTTTTgttgcagaaaataaaataagaaaacagaaaaatacaCCCAGGATCCTGCACACTGGAG AACTAAATTTAGTATGTGAAGAAGATGAAAGTATAAAAACTGAAGAACGCTCCTTCAATAATTCTCAG GTGGAACATCTAGTCAATAAAACATCAGAACTCGAAGTAGCTGAGGGCAAGACTCGAAGCGGAAAGAGGTTTCAGTGCAACACG GGTGGTGTTGAAAGTACCCAAACGCAGTTAGCAGCACAGTGTCCTAAAGAAACTCAGAAGAGAAGTAGCTCAAAATCAGGCAAACCA gtCTGTGATTTTGAATTGTCTTCCAGTCAAGATTCGGGTTCCAAACGAAGAAAAATTAGTGAACCGAAGGAGCAGCTTTAG
- the GOLPH3L gene encoding Golgi phosphoprotein 3-like, protein MTTLIHRGRRADVGRNADKRAEGEEDPVLDKSLGDEDPGDSKDIRLTLMEEVLLLGLKDKEGYTSFWNDCISSGLRGGILMELAMRGRVQLEPQTMRKKRLLDRKVLLKSDAPTGDVLLDETLRHLKATETSETVQTWIELLTGETWNPFKLQYQLRNVRERIAKNLVEKGILTTEKQNFLLFDMTTHPVTNTTEKQRLVKKLQESVLDKWVNDPHRMDRRTLALLVLAHASDVLENVFTSLVDEKYDVAMNRSKDLLDRDPEAEAAKAGGMEMIWAVLAAFNKS, encoded by the exons ATGACGACATTAATCCACCGAGGCCGGCGTGCAGACGTTGGCAGGAACGCTGACAAGCGAGCGGAGGGCGAGGAGGACCCCGTCCTCGACAAAAGTTTGGGCGACGAAGACCCCGGGGACTCCAAAGACATCCGCCTCACCCTCATGGAGGAGGTGCTGCTGTTAGGGTTGAAGGATAAAGAG GGCTACACGTCTTTCTGGAATGACTGCATCTCCTCGGGCCTGCGGGGCGGCATCCTCATGGAGCTGGCCATGAGAGGACGGGTCCAGCTTGAGCCACAAACCATGAGGAAGAAACGGCTGCTGGACAGGAAG GTTCTTCTAAAGTCAGACGCCCCGACTGGGGACGTGCTCTTGGACGAGACGCTCCGCCACCTCAAAGCCACCGAAACTTCCGAGACGGTGCAAACCTGGATTGAGTTGCTCACAG GCGAGACCTGGAACCCCTTCAAGCTGCAGTACCAGCTGCGCAACGTCCGCGAGCGGATCGCCAAGAACCTTGTGGAGAAGGGGATCCTGACGACCGAGAAGCAGAACTTCCTCCTCTTCGACATGACCACCCACCCGGTCACCAACACCACGGAGAAGCAACGCCTGGTGAAAAAGCTTCAGGAGAGCGTCCTGGACAAATGGGTCAACGACCCCCACCGCATGGACAGGAGGACATTAGCGCTGCTGGTCCTGGCCCACGCCTCCGACGTGCTGGAGAACGTCTTCACCAGCCTGGTGGATGAGAAATACGACGTGGCGATGAACAGGTCCAAAGACTTGCTGGATAGGGACCCGGAGGCGGAGGCCGCCAAGGCGGGCGGCATGGAGATGATCTGGGCCGTGCTGGCGGCCTTCAACAAGTCCTAA